A region of bacterium DNA encodes the following proteins:
- the truB gene encoding tRNA pseudouridine(55) synthase TruB, whose translation MPDGALIIDKPAGPTSFDIVARVRRLANVKRVGHAGTLDPFATGVLVVLIGKATRLSDFVTGGAKRYVARLSWGAATDTLDATGEVVETTNAPLPGDAAIREMLARFVGEIEQIPPMYSAKKIEGTRLYRHARKGREVEREPVRVRIAELSLISSDNAGFIFEALVGRGTYIRSLADDIARALGGLAHLAELRRTASGPFTLNRAITLDDLAGEIERDPGGRDTAIARHLVPLADLAPDLPAIALNDAAVSDVCVGKPVPFDDAPQGARTTSFVRLIDASGALVAIAAPNAGEQGFKPRRVFREPQG comes from the coding sequence ATGCCTGACGGTGCTCTCATCATCGACAAACCGGCCGGTCCGACGAGCTTCGATATCGTCGCGCGCGTGCGCAGGTTAGCGAACGTGAAACGCGTCGGGCACGCGGGAACTCTCGATCCCTTCGCGACCGGCGTGCTGGTCGTTTTGATCGGCAAGGCCACACGCCTGTCCGATTTCGTCACCGGCGGCGCCAAGCGCTACGTCGCGCGCCTTTCCTGGGGCGCGGCAACCGATACGCTCGACGCGACCGGGGAGGTTGTCGAAACGACGAACGCGCCCCTGCCCGGCGACGCGGCGATCCGCGAGATGCTCGCGCGCTTTGTCGGCGAGATCGAGCAGATCCCGCCGATGTACTCCGCGAAAAAAATCGAGGGCACGCGCCTGTACCGCCATGCGCGCAAGGGGCGAGAGGTCGAACGCGAACCGGTGCGCGTGCGGATCGCGGAATTGTCGCTGATTTCGAGCGATAACGCGGGATTCATCTTCGAGGCGCTAGTGGGCAGGGGCACGTACATCCGATCGCTCGCGGACGACATCGCCCGCGCGCTCGGGGGCCTCGCGCACCTCGCGGAGCTTCGCCGAACCGCGTCGGGGCCGTTTACGCTTAACCGCGCGATCACGCTTGACGATCTCGCCGGCGAGATCGAACGCGACCCCGGCGGCCGGGACACGGCAATCGCGCGCCACCTCGTGCCGCTTGCGGACCTGGCGCCCGATCTGCCCGCGATCGCGCTTAACGATGCCGCCGTGAGCGACGTTTGCGTGGGCAAGCCCGTGCCGTTTGACGACGCGCCCCAAGGCGCACGTACGACCTCGTTCGTGCGCTTAATTGATGCGTCCGGCGCACTTGTCGCCATCGCCGCGCCGAACGCGGGGGAGCAGGGCTTCAAGCCGCGGCGCGTTTTTCGCGAACCGCAGGGCTGA